From the genome of Methylocystis bryophila, one region includes:
- a CDS encoding MarR family transcriptional regulator: protein MAEGEESGGLWLSISALAEAKGVTQQAISKRVARLKAHGLLQTRAGSRGAIEINVAQFDRATKETTDLARSTSHMRAPAAAAIPTEDPDAPIYTREQARKAAYTADLAKLELDERTGKLIHVAEVEVAATRAAEMIVSHYNTLIGKAEEHAGIVAAEGAVGLRRAYREFVQDQREKIARGLLALGHEGEEILE, encoded by the coding sequence ATGGCGGAGGGTGAAGAAAGCGGAGGCCTTTGGCTTTCGATATCTGCGCTCGCCGAGGCGAAGGGCGTAACGCAGCAAGCCATCTCAAAACGCGTCGCGCGCCTCAAGGCGCACGGCCTTCTGCAAACGCGCGCGGGCTCCCGCGGCGCGATCGAAATCAACGTCGCGCAGTTCGATCGCGCGACCAAGGAAACGACCGATCTCGCGCGCTCGACGTCGCACATGCGCGCGCCGGCCGCCGCCGCGATCCCCACTGAGGACCCCGACGCGCCCATTTACACGAGAGAGCAGGCGCGCAAGGCCGCCTATACCGCCGACCTCGCCAAACTCGAGCTCGACGAACGGACCGGGAAACTGATTCATGTCGCGGAGGTAGAAGTCGCCGCGACGCGCGCCGCCGAGATGATTGTGTCGCATTACAACACGCTTATCGGGAAAGCCGAAGAGCATGCTGGGATCGTCGCGGCCGAAGGCGCGGTCGGTCTGCGGCGGGCCTATCGTGAGTTTGTGCAGGACCAGCGCGAAAAGATCGCGCGCGGTCTGCTTGCGCTCGGACATGAGGGAGAGGAGATTCTGGAATGA
- a CDS encoding transcriptional regulator produces the protein MLRWEQKDLAAASKISLPAIKRLETIPGPLAAQARTVEALRAALEAGGVEFIPDNGGGAGVRLRKGAPCTKGDHLAAKEA, from the coding sequence ATGCTCCGATGGGAGCAAAAAGACCTGGCGGCGGCTTCCAAAATCTCCCTTCCCGCCATCAAGAGGCTTGAAACGATCCCTGGACCCTTGGCCGCCCAGGCGCGGACGGTCGAAGCATTGCGCGCGGCCCTCGAGGCGGGGGGGGTCGAGTTCATCCCAGATAACGGCGGCGGGGCGGGCGTGCGGCTGCGCAAGGGCGCGCCATGCACGAAAGGCGATCACCTTGCCGCGAAGGAAGCGTGA
- a CDS encoding acylphosphatase yields MRRKALRIIVSGRVQGVGFRAFLAHAAARLELSGFARNRGQDEVETLVAGEATALEDFARLARHGPPGARVESYREEEASAAEAGEAGFVVAPSV; encoded by the coding sequence ATGAGGCGTAAAGCGCTGCGCATCATCGTGAGCGGACGCGTGCAAGGGGTGGGTTTTCGCGCCTTCCTCGCACATGCCGCGGCGCGGCTCGAGCTCTCGGGATTCGCCCGAAACCGCGGGCAAGACGAGGTCGAGACGCTCGTCGCGGGCGAAGCGACGGCGCTCGAAGACTTCGCACGTCTTGCGCGGCATGGCCCGCCGGGCGCGCGCGTCGAGAGCTATCGCGAGGAGGAGGCGTCGGCGGCGGAAGCCGGCGAGGCGGGATTTGTCGTGGCCCCGAGCGTTTGA
- the panC gene encoding pantoate--beta-alanine ligase, with the protein MTDFPVVESVPALRARLKDFRNKGEKIALVPTMGALHDGHLSLVQEARRHAERVVVTIFVNPAQFGPSEDFAKYPRTLPSDLEKLASVQADLCFAPTMEAVYPPGFSTRVEVDGPARADLEDRFRPTHFCGVATVVAKLLNQAQADVAVFGEKDYQQLLVIQRLARDLDIATEILGAPTLREADGLAMSSRNVYLSKAERAAAPALYAALNEAARLIGAGEAIEATLARASAALGEAGFLPDYIEARHAKTLARIAGRRDGPIRLLAAARLGATRLIDNLAVTHEA; encoded by the coding sequence ATGACCGATTTTCCCGTCGTCGAGTCCGTGCCGGCGCTGCGCGCGCGGCTGAAAGATTTTCGCAATAAGGGCGAGAAGATTGCTCTCGTCCCCACAATGGGCGCGCTCCACGACGGCCACCTCTCGCTGGTGCAGGAGGCGCGCCGCCACGCCGAGCGCGTGGTGGTGACGATCTTCGTCAATCCTGCGCAGTTCGGCCCATCGGAGGATTTCGCAAAATATCCCCGCACGCTTCCGTCGGATCTGGAGAAGCTCGCGAGCGTCCAGGCCGACCTCTGCTTTGCGCCCACCATGGAGGCGGTCTATCCGCCGGGCTTTTCAACGCGCGTCGAGGTGGACGGTCCCGCGCGCGCCGATCTCGAGGATCGCTTCCGCCCCACGCATTTTTGCGGCGTCGCCACCGTCGTCGCCAAGCTCCTGAACCAAGCGCAGGCCGACGTCGCCGTTTTCGGCGAGAAGGACTATCAGCAATTGCTGGTGATCCAACGCCTGGCGCGCGATCTCGACATCGCAACGGAGATTTTGGGCGCGCCCACGCTGCGGGAGGCGGACGGCCTCGCGATGTCGTCGCGCAACGTCTATCTCTCCAAAGCGGAGCGCGCCGCGGCGCCGGCCTTATACGCGGCTTTGAACGAGGCTGCGCGCCTCATCGGCGCGGGCGAGGCGATAGAGGCCACGCTTGCGCGCGCGAGCGCCGCGCTTGGCGAGGCGGGTTTCCTCCCCGATTACATCGAGGCGCGCCACGCCAAGACGCTGGCGCGGATCGCCGGCCGGCGCGACGGGCCGATCCGACTGCTCGCGGCGGCGCGGCTCGGCGCGACGCGGCTCATCGACAATCTGGCGGTGACGCATGAGGCGTAA
- a CDS encoding gamma-glutamylcyclotransferase family protein produces the protein MPLYFAYGTNMDRRAMEKRCPRSRPLGRARLARHRLFFMACGAASVMRDAKASVHGVLWELAPSDVGALDRYEEVGRGLYRKILTPVLREPTGSVHALIYLGAEPAPGAPRADHLATILAAAADWALPAAYVAYLQQFSQAYKRVAS, from the coding sequence ATGCCGCTTTATTTCGCTTACGGAACCAACATGGACCGGCGCGCCATGGAGAAGCGCTGCCCGCGCTCGCGCCCCTTGGGCCGCGCCCGGCTCGCCCGTCATCGCCTGTTCTTCATGGCCTGCGGCGCGGCGAGCGTCATGCGCGACGCGAAAGCGAGCGTGCATGGCGTGCTTTGGGAGCTCGCGCCAAGCGACGTCGGCGCGCTCGATCGATATGAAGAGGTCGGACGCGGCCTCTATCGCAAAATCCTGACGCCGGTGCTGCGCGAGCCGACCGGCTCCGTTCATGCGTTGATCTATCTGGGCGCCGAGCCGGCGCCCGGGGCGCCGCGGGCGGACCATCTCGCTACGATCCTCGCCGCGGCGGCCGACTGGGCGCTGCCGGCGGCTTACGTCGCCTATTTGCAGCAATTCTCGCAAGCCTATAAGCGAGTCGCGTCATGA
- a CDS encoding YdcF family protein — protein sequence MTANFARPPSLLVLALSLIFCALASFASELLQFDAFSPPSEAAVKRAAAAIVFTGDFARIDEALALLAKGRVHRVFISGVNGGAGLDKQSFVAQFAQRNPKLASLDRLVACCVEMGEAAENTIQNALETQCWLKDRAVSGPLLLITSRTHMARALALLARAAPNHALIAYPVEDGLSEEGRSEEYLKFVETLVLLRLPDVVGRSRFSGLFAGGCPPSS from the coding sequence ATGACCGCCAATTTTGCGCGCCCCCCTTCCCTGCTGGTGCTGGCGCTCTCGCTCATTTTCTGCGCGCTCGCGTCCTTCGCGTCGGAGCTCTTGCAATTCGACGCCTTCTCGCCGCCGAGCGAAGCTGCGGTTAAACGCGCTGCGGCGGCGATCGTCTTCACGGGCGACTTCGCCCGCATCGACGAAGCGTTGGCGCTTCTCGCCAAGGGTCGCGTTCACAGAGTCTTCATCTCGGGAGTCAATGGCGGCGCGGGACTCGACAAGCAAAGTTTCGTCGCGCAGTTTGCGCAGCGCAATCCCAAGCTTGCGTCCCTGGATCGGCTCGTCGCCTGCTGTGTGGAAATGGGCGAGGCGGCGGAGAACACCATCCAGAACGCGCTCGAGACACAATGCTGGCTGAAGGATCGCGCAGTCTCCGGCCCGCTTCTCCTCATCACCAGTCGAACGCATATGGCTCGGGCGCTCGCGCTGCTCGCGCGGGCGGCGCCGAATCATGCACTCATTGCGTATCCGGTCGAGGATGGGCTCTCCGAGGAGGGGCGCTCGGAGGAATATCTCAAATTCGTCGAGACCCTAGTCTTGTTGAGGCTTCCCGACGTCGTCGGCCGCAGCCGCTTTTCCGGCCTCTTCGCCGGCGGCTGTCCGCCATCATCTTGA
- a CDS encoding FAD-dependent oxidoreductase, with protein MSRSQLKIKEPAREIDVVRETDVLVVGSGPAGLAAAIGAARAGAEVSIVERFGCFGGNITVVGVEGMAWYRHEKTIEANGLGREMEERAKAMGAAAPESQSLSYELDSEGFKVVADRMVEEAGVHPMLHRMFVAPIMDNDTIVGIVTESKAGREAILAKRIIDATGDADVAARAGAPFFMTPKEKMMAASVMFHLAGVNKKKFMDGVRADLQTYKDWGSGGGGDWNIETSGKEDEMFSPFIKKPFQKAIKEGLLPANLNTIAGTWGAMHDTGELTYMNLIHMEKCDGTNPDDLTKFEIEGRRQTMLAIEALRRYMPGCETARLRNFGMTIGIRDTRKIDAAYNMTETDVREQGKFEDSIGIYPEFIDGYGILILPTTGRYFQIPFRSMMPKKVKNLLVAGRSTGGDRVSHAAIRNMSCCAVAGQGAGVAAALSLKTKTDFDRLDISAVQNELTRQGVRIH; from the coding sequence ATGTCCAGGAGCCAGCTCAAGATCAAGGAACCGGCGCGCGAAATTGATGTTGTGCGCGAAACCGATGTGTTGGTGGTCGGTTCCGGCCCCGCGGGACTGGCAGCCGCGATCGGCGCGGCGCGCGCGGGCGCGGAAGTCTCCATCGTAGAGCGCTTCGGCTGCTTCGGTGGAAATATCACGGTGGTCGGCGTCGAGGGCATGGCCTGGTACCGCCACGAAAAAACCATCGAGGCCAACGGCCTAGGGCGGGAAATGGAGGAACGGGCTAAGGCGATGGGGGCGGCGGCGCCGGAATCCCAGTCACTGTCGTATGAGCTCGACTCAGAAGGTTTCAAGGTCGTCGCCGACCGCATGGTGGAGGAAGCGGGCGTGCATCCCATGCTTCACCGCATGTTCGTGGCCCCCATCATGGACAACGACACCATCGTCGGCATTGTCACGGAGTCGAAAGCGGGGCGCGAGGCGATTTTGGCTAAGCGCATCATCGATGCGACCGGCGACGCCGACGTCGCCGCGCGCGCGGGCGCCCCGTTCTTCATGACGCCAAAGGAGAAGATGATGGCGGCCTCCGTCATGTTCCACCTTGCTGGCGTGAACAAAAAGAAATTCATGGATGGTGTGCGCGCCGATCTGCAGACCTACAAGGACTGGGGCAGCGGCGGCGGAGGCGACTGGAACATCGAGACCTCGGGCAAGGAAGACGAGATGTTTTCCCCCTTCATTAAGAAGCCGTTTCAGAAAGCCATCAAGGAAGGCCTGCTGCCTGCGAATCTGAACACCATTGCTGGCACCTGGGGCGCGATGCACGACACCGGCGAGCTGACCTATATGAACCTCATCCACATGGAAAAATGCGACGGCACCAATCCCGACGATCTGACCAAATTCGAAATCGAGGGTCGGCGCCAGACGATGCTGGCCATCGAAGCGCTGCGCCGTTACATGCCCGGCTGCGAAACGGCGCGGCTGCGCAATTTCGGCATGACCATCGGCATTCGAGACACGCGGAAGATCGACGCCGCCTATAACATGACCGAAACCGACGTGCGCGAGCAGGGCAAGTTCGAGGACTCCATCGGCATCTATCCGGAATTCATCGACGGCTATGGCATTCTAATCCTGCCGACGACAGGCCGTTACTTCCAGATTCCGTTCCGCAGCATGATGCCGAAGAAGGTCAAGAACCTGCTCGTCGCGGGCCGCTCCACAGGCGGAGATCGCGTCAGCCACGCGGCGATCCGCAACATGAGTTGCTGCGCCGTGGCGGGGCAGGGCGCCGGCGTCGCCGCCGCGCTGTCGCTCAAGACAAAGACAGACTTCGACCGCCTCGATATTTCGGCGGTCCAGAACGAGCTGACGCGGCAAGGCGTGCGGATACACTAG
- a CDS encoding PAS domain-containing sensor histidine kinase encodes MTNPDASRLARRGELIALVGGKEEVLLSEDGESMWVEVIRKMDEVYADLIGYETDLERKNAELEEARNFIAGVVASISDVLIVCDEKGAIVQVNPAFQRLMGAPELALVDQPFAECVASESRTAVQAMFEPGPMSKEESLELCFKTASGPSDVMAVNCSARFNSQGRLAGAVFTGRPIGQLRRAYEALHCAHVELQQAQARLIEQEKMASLGRLVAGVAHELNNPISFVYGNIHTLNRYRMTLADYLASIHSGMPDEAREALRRRLKIDAVLEDLEPLIEGTLEGAVRISDIVKNLRRLSFGSNAPRVSVELSKVVRTASQWASRSKKAKARIEMRLEADLFAFAHEGQIHSAIGNLVDNALDAVRSAPNPSVLIETRSEEKLAVVEVSDNGPGVSEDARARIFEPFFTTKPVGEGTGLGLWITYSIVREHGGVIDCVNLPQGGARFTLKVPRCDPPVKEQSGSTKLRQLD; translated from the coding sequence ATGACGAACCCTGACGCCTCCCGACTCGCGAGGCGTGGCGAGCTGATCGCCCTCGTCGGCGGGAAGGAAGAGGTCTTGCTGTCCGAAGACGGCGAGTCGATGTGGGTGGAAGTCATCCGCAAGATGGATGAGGTTTATGCCGACCTCATCGGCTACGAGACCGATCTCGAGCGCAAGAACGCCGAGCTCGAGGAAGCGCGCAATTTTATCGCTGGCGTCGTCGCCTCGATCTCCGACGTGCTGATCGTTTGCGACGAGAAGGGGGCGATCGTCCAGGTCAATCCGGCCTTCCAGAGGCTGATGGGCGCGCCGGAGCTGGCCTTGGTGGATCAGCCCTTTGCCGAGTGCGTCGCTTCGGAAAGCCGCACGGCTGTTCAGGCGATGTTCGAGCCGGGGCCTATGAGCAAGGAGGAGAGCCTAGAACTGTGTTTCAAGACGGCTTCCGGACCCTCGGACGTGATGGCGGTCAATTGCTCGGCGCGGTTCAATTCCCAGGGACGACTCGCCGGCGCCGTGTTCACGGGGCGGCCCATTGGACAGCTACGTCGCGCCTATGAGGCCCTGCATTGCGCCCATGTCGAGCTGCAGCAGGCGCAAGCTCGCCTGATCGAGCAGGAAAAAATGGCGAGCCTCGGCCGGCTCGTGGCGGGTGTCGCGCATGAGCTCAATAATCCGATCAGCTTCGTCTATGGAAACATCCATACGCTCAATCGCTACAGGATGACTCTCGCCGACTATCTCGCAAGCATTCACTCGGGCATGCCCGACGAGGCGCGGGAAGCGCTTCGTCGACGTCTCAAGATCGACGCGGTGCTGGAAGATCTTGAGCCGCTGATCGAGGGAACGCTGGAAGGCGCTGTGCGCATCAGCGATATCGTCAAGAATTTACGCCGGCTGTCCTTTGGCTCCAATGCCCCGAGAGTGTCTGTCGAGCTGTCGAAAGTGGTGCGGACGGCCTCGCAATGGGCGTCCCGCAGCAAAAAGGCGAAGGCCAGGATCGAGATGCGGCTCGAAGCGGATCTCTTCGCATTCGCCCATGAAGGGCAAATCCATTCGGCGATCGGCAATCTGGTCGACAATGCGCTCGATGCAGTCAGAAGCGCTCCAAACCCCTCGGTGCTGATCGAGACGAGATCGGAAGAGAAGCTTGCGGTCGTCGAGGTCTCCGACAATGGGCCGGGCGTTTCCGAGGATGCTCGCGCACGAATCTTCGAGCCCTTCTTTACGACGAAGCCGGTCGGCGAAGGCACCGGGCTTGGGCTCTGGATCACCTATTCGATCGTTCGCGAGCATGGCGGCGTCATCGATTGCGTCAATCTTCCTCAGGGCGGCGCGCGATTCACCCTGAAAGTCCCGCGATGCGACCCTCCTGTTAAAGAACAATCCGGTTCAACAAAATTGCGACAACTTGACTAA
- a CDS encoding sigma-54-dependent transcriptional regulator, translating to MNKMLDEIAVEAAPRTGATVLVIDDERRSLESLRRVLSIEFEVLCAASAQEAGAILAGDLVQVILCDQRMPDQNGVDFLRRVRDQWPEPVRMIISGYTDAEDIIASVNEAGIFQYITKPWDPEKLVSSVRAAVELYRLQKEGVAAPLIEAKPSTLQLHSLIVDRKRNERKRYEFDRIAHGPDSVLREAIALGRRAACYDVSVLITGESGTGKELLARAIHYSSARGDKSFVIENCGALPDELLESELFGCKKGAYTGAYQDRIGLFEVADGGSIFLDEIGDTSPAFQVKLLRVLQEGEIRPLGAQRSRRVNVRVIAATNRNIEADVALGRFRRDLYYRLAAFPIHLPPLAERPGDIPVIAARILVEVNRTFNRRIPGFDPETLRLMQRYAWPGNIRELYNEIQRMCVLCDGEAPLGSNLLSATIAKGAGSKPTVESAAPLTLKDRVEALESAVIKESLQRNGHNISRVAEELGLSRVGLRSKITRYDICRLVDDEP from the coding sequence ATGAACAAGATGCTCGACGAGATAGCGGTCGAAGCCGCGCCAAGAACGGGCGCGACCGTGCTCGTCATCGACGATGAGCGTCGTTCACTCGAATCCCTGCGTCGCGTGCTGAGCATCGAGTTCGAGGTGCTCTGTGCTGCGAGCGCGCAGGAAGCCGGGGCCATCCTCGCCGGCGATCTTGTCCAGGTGATCCTTTGCGATCAGCGCATGCCGGACCAAAATGGCGTCGATTTCCTGCGGCGCGTGCGCGACCAATGGCCAGAGCCGGTGCGAATGATCATCTCCGGCTACACCGATGCGGAGGACATAATCGCCAGCGTGAATGAGGCTGGCATCTTCCAGTATATCACCAAGCCGTGGGATCCCGAAAAGCTCGTGAGCAGCGTCCGCGCGGCGGTCGAGCTCTATCGGCTGCAGAAAGAGGGGGTCGCGGCGCCGCTCATCGAGGCAAAGCCGTCGACGCTGCAACTGCACAGCCTTATCGTCGATCGAAAGCGAAACGAACGTAAGCGTTACGAGTTCGATCGCATTGCTCATGGTCCGGACAGCGTCTTGCGCGAGGCCATCGCGCTCGGACGGCGTGCGGCCTGCTACGACGTATCGGTGCTGATCACCGGCGAGTCGGGGACTGGCAAGGAACTGCTCGCACGCGCGATCCATTACAGCTCTGCGCGCGGCGACAAATCCTTCGTCATCGAAAATTGCGGCGCCTTGCCTGACGAGCTTCTCGAAAGTGAACTCTTCGGCTGCAAAAAGGGCGCTTACACCGGCGCCTATCAGGATCGCATCGGCCTTTTCGAGGTCGCCGACGGCGGCTCGATCTTCCTCGACGAGATCGGAGACACTTCGCCCGCATTCCAGGTCAAGCTGCTGCGCGTATTGCAGGAGGGCGAGATACGGCCGCTCGGCGCGCAGCGGTCGCGCCGCGTGAATGTGCGCGTCATCGCCGCGACGAATCGCAATATCGAAGCGGACGTCGCCCTCGGCCGCTTCCGCCGCGACCTTTATTATCGGCTCGCCGCCTTTCCGATCCATCTGCCGCCGCTCGCCGAGCGGCCGGGGGACATCCCGGTCATAGCGGCGCGCATTCTCGTCGAGGTCAACCGTACGTTCAACCGACGCATACCAGGATTCGACCCCGAGACGCTGCGCCTCATGCAGCGCTATGCCTGGCCTGGAAATATCCGCGAGCTCTACAACGAGATTCAACGCATGTGCGTCTTGTGCGACGGCGAGGCGCCGCTCGGCTCGAACCTGTTGTCTGCGACGATCGCCAAAGGCGCCGGCTCCAAGCCCACGGTCGAGTCGGCGGCGCCGCTGACGCTCAAAGATCGCGTCGAAGCCCTGGAAAGCGCCGTGATCAAAGAGTCTCTGCAACGAAACGGACATAATATCAGCCGCGTCGCGGAGGAGCTCGGCCTCTCGCGCGTCGGACTTCGCAGCAAGATCACCCGCTACGACATTTGCCGGCTCGTAGATGACGAACCCTGA
- the hypE gene encoding hydrogenase expression/formation protein HypE encodes MNKMDLVGRKLDLRRGLVDLSHGAGGRAMARLIGDIFVAAFDNEMLRAGNDQSAFDVAGGRMVMTTDAYVVSPLFFPGGDIGLLAVNGTINDIAMAGATPLYMSASFVIEEGFPLADLQRIAQSMGAASRAAGVPIVTGDTKVVERGKADGVFISTACVGSAPAGVELSGDKARPGDAILLSGSIGDHGVAVMSRRQDLEFGTDVLSDTAALHGLVATMMTAGGASIRAMRDPTRGGLAATLNEIAHQSGVGARIDEAALPIKPQVAAACELLGLDPLNVANEGKLIAIVESGAAETILAAMRAHPLGAEAALIGKIVADDGRFVQMNTVFGGARIVDWLSGEQLPRIC; translated from the coding sequence ATGAATAAGATGGATCTCGTCGGACGCAAGCTCGACCTGCGACGCGGCCTCGTCGATCTATCGCATGGGGCCGGCGGACGCGCCATGGCGCGGCTCATCGGCGATATCTTCGTCGCCGCTTTCGACAATGAGATGCTGCGCGCGGGCAATGATCAATCCGCCTTTGACGTCGCCGGCGGCCGCATGGTCATGACGACGGACGCCTATGTCGTTTCTCCCCTGTTTTTTCCGGGCGGCGACATTGGCCTTCTCGCGGTCAATGGCACGATCAACGACATCGCCATGGCGGGAGCCACGCCTCTTTATATGTCGGCGAGCTTCGTCATCGAGGAAGGTTTTCCCTTGGCCGATTTGCAGCGCATCGCGCAGAGCATGGGCGCAGCGTCTCGCGCTGCGGGCGTGCCGATCGTCACGGGAGACACGAAGGTCGTCGAACGCGGCAAGGCAGATGGGGTCTTCATCTCCACGGCCTGTGTCGGCTCGGCTCCTGCGGGAGTCGAGCTTTCCGGAGACAAGGCGCGTCCAGGCGATGCGATCCTGCTTTCGGGCTCGATCGGCGATCATGGCGTGGCCGTGATGTCCCGGCGCCAGGACCTCGAATTTGGCACCGATGTGCTCTCTGACACGGCCGCACTGCATGGGCTGGTGGCGACGATGATGACAGCGGGCGGCGCCTCCATCCGCGCCATGCGCGATCCAACGCGCGGGGGCCTTGCGGCGACTCTCAACGAAATCGCGCATCAATCCGGCGTCGGCGCCCGTATCGACGAGGCGGCGCTGCCGATCAAGCCGCAGGTTGCCGCGGCTTGCGAGCTTCTCGGACTCGATCCGCTCAATGTCGCCAATGAAGGGAAGCTCATCGCCATTGTCGAGAGTGGCGCCGCCGAGACCATCCTCGCGGCGATGCGCGCGCATCCGCTCGGCGCCGAGGCGGCGTTGATCGGAAAGATCGTGGCCGACGATGGGCGTTTTGTGCAAATGAACACCGTCTTCGGCGGCGCGCGGATCGTAGATTGGCTGTCGGGCGAGCAGCTGCCGCGTATCTGTTAA
- the hypD gene encoding hydrogenase formation protein HypD → MKHLDEYRDGNLARGLAARIAQEAHADRPYSFMEFCGGHTHAISRYGIEDILPENVRLIHGPGCPVCVLPMGRIDEAIELAKNPLVTLCVYGDLMRVPGSNGASLTKAKAAGADIRMVYSTLEAIEIAGRTPNREIVFFAIGFETTTPPTVAAIRLAEKKGLKNFSVFCNHVLTPPAMRQILETSDPNTLSLEGFIGPAHVSTVIGTAPYEAIAQEFDKPVVIAGFEPLDVMQAILMLVRQVNEGRAEVENEYIRAVTPAGNRIALAEIADVFEMRESFEWRGLGEIPNSALLLREAYHEYDAERRFPVEKRIARDNPACECGAILRGQKHPRDCKLFGTACTPETPIGACMVSSEGSCAAYWAYGRFRAPQRRAAG, encoded by the coding sequence ATGAAACATCTCGACGAATATCGCGACGGAAATCTAGCCCGAGGCCTCGCCGCGCGCATCGCGCAGGAGGCGCATGCCGACCGCCCTTATTCCTTCATGGAGTTTTGCGGCGGCCACACGCACGCCATATCGCGATATGGCATTGAGGATATACTGCCCGAGAATGTTCGCCTCATTCACGGCCCTGGCTGTCCGGTCTGCGTGCTGCCGATGGGACGCATCGACGAGGCGATCGAGCTTGCCAAGAATCCGTTGGTGACGCTCTGCGTCTATGGCGATCTCATGCGCGTTCCTGGCTCCAATGGCGCGAGCCTGACCAAAGCCAAGGCCGCCGGCGCGGACATCCGCATGGTTTATTCGACGCTCGAAGCGATCGAGATCGCGGGGCGCACGCCGAATCGCGAGATCGTATTCTTCGCGATTGGATTTGAGACCACGACGCCGCCGACGGTTGCGGCGATCCGCCTCGCGGAAAAGAAGGGTCTGAAGAATTTCTCGGTCTTTTGCAATCATGTGCTGACGCCCCCCGCCATGCGGCAGATTCTCGAGACGAGCGATCCGAATACGCTCTCGCTCGAAGGATTCATCGGCCCGGCGCATGTCTCGACGGTCATAGGGACCGCGCCCTACGAAGCCATCGCTCAAGAGTTCGACAAGCCAGTCGTCATCGCGGGCTTCGAGCCCCTCGATGTCATGCAGGCGATTCTCATGCTCGTTCGACAGGTCAACGAGGGTCGCGCCGAGGTCGAGAACGAATATATCCGCGCCGTCACGCCGGCGGGGAATCGCATCGCCCTGGCGGAAATCGCCGACGTCTTCGAAATGCGCGAGAGCTTCGAATGGCGTGGGCTTGGGGAAATTCCCAATAGCGCGCTACTCCTGCGGGAAGCCTATCACGAATATGACGCGGAGCGCCGCTTTCCCGTGGAGAAGCGAATTGCCCGCGACAATCCGGCTTGCGAATGCGGCGCCATATTGCGCGGGCAGAAGCATCCGCGCGACTGCAAGCTTTTCGGGACAGCCTGCACGCCGGAAACGCCAATCGGCGCGTGCATGGTTTCTTCCGAGGGCTCATGCGCGGCCTACTGGGCCTATGGACGTTTTCGCGCCCCGCAAAGAAGAGCCGCCGGATGA
- a CDS encoding HypC/HybG/HupF family hydrogenase formation chaperone, with translation MCLAIPARVVELLPDNMARVSLDGVLKAASLAFVEDVDVGDYVVLHVGYALAKIDEDEAQRTLALLREATNLGAPA, from the coding sequence ATGTGTCTCGCCATACCCGCGCGCGTCGTCGAACTGCTGCCCGATAACATGGCCCGCGTCAGTCTCGACGGCGTGCTGAAGGCGGCGTCGCTCGCCTTCGTCGAAGACGTCGACGTCGGCGACTATGTCGTTCTGCATGTCGGCTATGCGCTGGCCAAGATCGATGAAGACGAAGCGCAGCGCACGCTGGCGCTCCTGCGGGAGGCGACGAATTTGGGCGCGCCCGCATGA